Proteins encoded within one genomic window of Macrobrachium nipponense isolate FS-2020 chromosome 9, ASM1510439v2, whole genome shotgun sequence:
- the LOC135218394 gene encoding cysteine--tRNA ligase, cytoplasmic-like, producing MPKRPDPKWSPPAGVESPRLHLYNSLTRQKELFVPQGKVVTWYSCGPTVYDDSHMGHARSYVSFDILRRIIQDYFGYPVNYVMNVTDIDDKIIKRARTRYLVKEYEKALTSMEQLYEDVAAAMEHHNAVIATTTDPDKRKMLMDEVLKVRVKYVAVDCVKNNKSPEEVSEKQKELLVISSSVLGEWLDRQKGKDVTDNSIFSDLPRHYEEEFNKDMEALNVLPADTVTRVSEYVPQIVDYVKKIIDNGYAYESGGSVYFDVGKFDSDPNHYYAKLVPEAYGNQEALEEGEGALSTGNTQEKRSPNDFALWKASKPGEPAWPSSWGQGRPGWHIECSAMASAILGESMDIHSGGVDLKFPHHDNELAQSEAYYNNDYWVRYFLHTGHLHIDGCKMSKSLKNFITIKKALEETSASHLRIAFLLHSWKDTLDYSSNTMEGARQFHKMISEFNLNVQDLLRRTGCTSEVWMPAEVRLLEVYDNARTGVHKALCDNIDTRTALDHIRDMITEANKYMNNTAKVNSQLMVNINSYVSKMMTMFGVSVGDQSASGNQGSDKLIEVAEVLGKVREQLRQYSRDQSLDVASLQRQLLGLCDSIRDELLPPLGVRLEDRDDGATCIKLVNAAELMQEIKAKKEQEIARKQEKEKKKAEQAAKQASKEVVKDPVDMFQTPEYSQWDANGIPTHDKDGNEITKSQTKKLTKQMEAQKKKYEKWLAQQQS from the exons ATGCCAAAGCGGCCAGATCCTAAGTGGTCGCCTCCTGCAGGGGTTGAATCTCCAAGATTACATTTATATAATTCCCTAACTCGGCAAAAGGAGCTGTTTGTTCCTCAGGGAAAGGTGGTTACGTGGTACAGCTGTGGACCCACTGTCTACGATGATTCTCACATGGGTCATGCCAG GTCCTATGTCAGCTTTGACATTCTTCGTCGCATTATACAGGATTATTTCGGTTATCCAGTCAACTATGTCATGAATGTCAcagatattgatgataaaatTATCAAGAGGGCAAGGACTAGGTACTTGGTGAAGGAATATGAAAA AGCTCTTACATCTATGGAGCAACTGTATGAGGATGTTGCTGCTGCAATGGAACATCATAATGCAGTCATAGCCACTACGACCGATCCTGACAAACGGAAAATGTTGATGGATGAAGTTCTTAAGGTGAGAGTCAAGTATGTAGCTGT AGATTGTGTCAAGAACAATAAGAGCCCTGAGGAGGTTTCTGAAAAGCAAAAGGAACTCCTTGTCATCTCAAGCAGTGTATTGGGGGAGTGGTTAGACCGTCAGAAGGGGAAAGATGTCACTGATAATTCCATATTCTCTGATTTGCCTCGCCACTACGAagaagagtttaataaagatatGGAAGCCTTAAAT GTTCTTCCAGCTGATACAGTAACAAGAGTGTCAGAGTATGTTCCTCAGATTGTAGATTATGTCAAGAAGATTATCGATAATGGGTATGCCTACGAATCGGGCGGTTCTGTTTATTTTGATGTGGGTAAATTTGACTCTGATCCAAATCATTATTATGCCAAG CTTGTCCCAGAGGCCTATGGAAACCAGGAAGCATTAGAGGAAGGTGAGGGCGCCCTTTCTACAGGCAACACTCAGGAGAAAAGGAGCCCCAATGACTTCGCACTCTGGAAAGCTTCTAAACCGGGTGAACCAGCTTGGCCTTCTTCTTGGGGGCAAGGACGCCCCGGGTGGCATATAGAGTGTTCGGCAATGGCGTCGGCTATACTAGGAGAATCGATGGACATTCATTCAG GTGGTGTTGATCTCAAGTTTCCTCACCATGACAATGAACTTGCGCAGTCAGAGGCTTATTATAATAATGACTATTGG GTTCGGTACTTCCTGCACACAGGCCACTTACACATTGATGGTTGTAAAATGAGCAAGAGTCTCAAAAACTTCATTACTATTAAGAAGGCCCTTGAGGAAACCTCTGCATCTCACCTGCGCATTGCCTTCCTGCTACATTCGTGGAAGGACACTTTAGATTATAGCTC GAACACCATGGAAGGGGCCCGGCAATTCCACAAAATGATAAGCGAATTTAACCTCAACGTTCAAGACCTGTTGAGGAGGACTGGCTGCACAAGTGAGGTGTGGATGCCTGCAGAAGTAAGATTACTGGAAGTCTATGACAATGCAAG AACTGGTGTACATAAAGCACTCTGTGATAACATTGACACGAGGACTGCCCTCGACCACATCAGGGATATGATAACAgaagcaaataaatatatgaataacactgCTAAG GTTAATTCCCAGTTGATGGTAAACATTAATAGCTATGTTAGCAAAATGATGACCATGTTTGGAGTGAGTGTAGGGGACCAGTCAGCATCTGGAAATCAG GGTTCGGATAAGTTAATTGAAGTAGCCGAGGTGTTGGGCAAGGTGAGAGAACAGCTCCGTCAGTATTCTAGAGATCAGAGCTTGGATGTTGCCAGTCTCCAGCGACAGCTTTTAGGACTGTGCGACAGCATACGAGATGAACTCTTGCCACCACTTGGAGTAAGGCTAGAGGACAGAGATGATG gtgcTACTTGTATCAAGTTAGTGAATGCAGCTGAACTCATGCAGGAAATCAAAGCAAAGAAGGAACAGGAAATTGCAAGGAaacaagaaaaggagaaaaagaaggctGAACAAGCAGCAAAACAAGCCAGTAAGGAAGTTGTAAAGGATCCCGTTGACATGTTTCAAACACCAGAATACAGTCAGTGGGATGCGAACGGTATTCCTACTCATGATAAGGATGGAAATGAAATAACCAAAAGCCAAACGAAGAAGCTGACCAAGCAGATGGAAgcccaaaagaaaaaatatgagaagTGGCTTGCGCAACAGCAGTCATAA